A segment of the bacterium genome:
AGAACGCCTTCGGACTCTGCCCACGGGGGCACGTCCTGCGTCCGCCGCGACGCCTCCGCCGCCAGCCGGTCGTACTCGCCCTGCGTCAGCACCACCAGCGCCTCCCCCTCGTCGCCCTCGAACGCCACGTTCTTCAGCAACGCCTCCATCTGCTCACGGCTGAACTGCACAGCCATCGGCCAACACCTCCGTTTCGATTGCCCCCCGCCCTAGTCGCCCTCGCCCCCGAAAAGGTCCTCCTCCACGTCCGCCCCTTCCCCTGCCCCCGCCGGGTCCGGCTTCCACGCCTCGCCCTTCCCCGCCCGCCGCCGCTCGCTCTCCACCCGGCTCTCCAGGAACCGCACGTTGTTCGCCACGATCTCCACGACGTAGTTCTTCTTCCCGCCCTCACCACCCCACGACCGCGACTGGATGCGCCCCTCGATCCCCACCAGCATCCCCTTGTCGCAGTACTCGGCCACCAGCTCCGCCGTCTTCTGGTAGCACACAATGGTCAGCCAGTCCGTCTGCCGTTCCCCGCCCTCCGACTTCATCCCGCGGTCCACCGCCAGCCGGAAGTTCGCCACCGGCGTCCCAGTGGGCAGGTACTTCATCTCCGGCGGGCTCGCGATCCTACCCACCAAAACGACACTGTTGACCATCTGCCATCGCCTCCCGTCTCTGTCTCTCTCCCCGCTCTCGCCCCCTACGCCACGATCCCCAGTTCCTCCCGCGCCCACCCCGACAACGCCGCCCGCAATCTCCCCCGGCCCCGGTACACCCGCGACTTCACCGTCCCCACCGGCACCCCCAGCCGTTCCCCGATCGCCTCGTAGCTCAACTCGCCCACCGTCGCCAGCAGCAGCGCCTCCCAGTACTCCTCCGTCATCCCCATCCCCGCCGCCAACACCACCTCGTCCACCTACCCTGTTCATGGCTATATCTTTACTACCAACCCTCCCACCCTGTCAACCCCCATCCCCCTCCCTCAACCCTCCCAACCTTCCACTTCCCTAAATCTATATCACCACCTACCGAAATATAACACACCTGCGGTTTTTTGAGGGTATAAGTCATTGTGCGCGCGAGGCCCCAGAGAAAAACAATGCTTACTGGTTATATGGTTGAGTGGTTACGGAACGCCTGTTCGCCGAACACCTGTGCGAATTGGCTCCTGTTGGCTGCTTCTCCGTGGTACCTGCCAGGGCGCCGGCCATTCGGTGTTCCGTATTTGCTACATCTGGAAGACCAGTGGGGCACCTGCTGTACACCAGACGGCCCCCCGGCCCACTTGCACGACCGCGGGCGCCCTGATCGTCACCTGAACGCGCGGCCAGGTACCTGCAACGGCCGGATCACGTCCACCAAAGGCAGTTTCAACTACCCCCGCGCGCGCGCACACGCGTAAGGTATCTAGTACCCCTAGGGGGAACGGCCGTTGCCGTAGGCGTCTGGGAGGAGGTTGCTAAGTATTATATAGCCAAGCCTGTTACTCTTCTCAGCCGTAGAAGTTGTATGCGTGTGCAATCAGGTCTGTGGGAGGAGGAGCAGTGGAAAGGCAACGGCATACGTCAAGGGCATACGTCAAAGGCCTTTGGTAGGAGGTAGTAGATACCTTGGCGCGCGCATGCGCGACCGTAAAAGTATTTTACTACGAGGATACGTAGTTTTATCTTACCCTATTGACAAGGGTTTTATGGGGTAGTATGGTAGGGGCGTGGACGGGATAAAAGAGAAGAGAAGGTGGCATGATGGCGAAGCGAAGCGCAACGGTCATAGCGGTATTCAACGTACTGAACCCCTCCCCATTCCACGGAGGGCGCGAGGGTTTCCTGCAGGAGGGCGAGGAGGGCCGCGGGGCTCCGACCACTACCCCGAGGGCCGCGGAGGCGACGCAGTATGACGGTTATGACCTACACCGCGCGCAGAGCCGGGCGAAGGCGCTCTGGCCCACCTATGAGTTCCGGCCGGTCAACGTCAAGGTGTGAGCCCAGACTCGGCCGTGGGGAGGCGGCCGGACTGTGGGTTCACCAAACGCGAAAGGGTGTTTGACTATGATCATCACGCACAGGAACATCGCAGAGGTTCGGGAGGCGCTATCGCGGGAACTGCGGTCTCACGACCGGCCCGGGTATATCGCGGGCCCGGAGGACGTATCATGCAAGTGGCGGGAGACCGTAACCCTTGAGTTCCCAACAGGGGAGCTCTGTGATGACGGCCTGAAGACCTTGGCTCTGACCGGAGGGGCGAGGGCATTCCCCGTTCCCCTGACCGGCAATGAGGGCTTCGCGGCGCAGGGGTTAGAGGGCAAGGTCTGTGTTGACATGCCACTATGCCAGGCGCTCTGTCGCATGGACCTGTTGCCGAAGGGCCGAGGGCGCATCACGCGAGTCATTCTGTAGACACGCGACCATGACTCCTGCAGGTGTGGTGGGGTTCCTGCAGGTGTGACGGCCGCACCAAACAGACGGAGGCGAAGATCATGCCAGTACTATATACGAATTATCAGCTTGACGAGGCGCGGGAACTCTACCCGTCGTGTTCGGTCGTGGCCATAGCGAACCACTGCAATTCTGCGCCGTTGTGTGACGCGCTTCGTGGCCACGGGTACAAAGCGGTTCGCCATATCCTGACGGCGCATGATACGGACTTCACCTATGCCGTGGCGGTAGAGGGCAAGCTGACGAAGAGTCAGGTGCGCGAGGTAGAGGCCTTCTGTAACGGGTACCTGACGGCGCGGCCGCGTTGAACCCAGACTCGGCCCTTGGTGGGGAAGGGCCGGAATGTGGGTTCAACGCAACGGAGGAAGATCACCATGAATCGCGCGCAGTGGCAGGAATGGTACCGTGGGCAAAGACGCTTCGGCAACGGCGCAGGTCATCCGTCGAATTGGTCCTACCGCGTTGAATACCTGTGCCTTCTGGCTGATGCGTTGCAAGCTGGCCAGAAGGGCAACGCGCCAAGGGCGTTGACTCTGCTTGCCTGCGCGCGGGTTTGGCGCGTCACTAGCACGGTTCCCTTCGCCTTGCGGCAGTGAACCTGCAACTTCCGCCCTCCTCCCCGACCTGCCGGCCAGAGGGACAGAGGGCAGAGGTGGCCGGTTCCGGCCTGAGTTGCACAATCGCACAATCCGAAAGGGTGTCTGATTATGGCGACAGTTTGCGACGAATGCCACAAGGCGATAGAAGTCCCCGAGGGTTCCGTCACCACGGGTTACGGCGTGGACAAGGAGGGCCGCAAGGTCTGCTTCTCCTGTTGCGCCGAACACGACAAGGCCACAATGGCCGAGGGGCAGGACCCTGTCCTATACCTGACAGAGCAGAAGAGCCCCGAGGGCAACGGGTTCCTGCGGCGCGCCGAGGTGTCGAATTGGCCGGGTTCCCTCAAGTTCCCCGCCGTGGTGGTGGCGCGCAGCAAGCAGTATACGCCGAGTGGTGGTCAGTACGATCGTGTCACGGCGCACTTCCGCGACCACCTCGGCCGCCCTTGGCGCATAGAGGTGCGGGGCGATATGCAGTGCGGCCGGAGTCGTCTGCTCAAGACGGCGTAACCGCAGAGCCCCAAGGGCCGGCGCTTGCCCGGCCCTTTCCTGTGCGGTTACACAATACCCGAAGAGAGAAGGCGTCACAATGCCACAAGCACGGCGCGTTGATTGGCTCAACGGTTTCGGCTATGACCTGATTAGCGAAGAAGGGACCTGGGAGATTCATCTGCCGTATTCCGAAGAGACGGGCAAGGGTTGGGGAACCCGCTTCACTGCTCACTTCTGCCCGGCCGGAGGGTTCGCGAACACGATCACGGGCAAGGGCCCTTCGGCAGAATGCGCTATGGCCACATCACGGCGCATCTGCCGCTTCTGTGATGGTGACGACGTGATGCAGGTTGCCGACACACTCTACAATCCCGAAGTCTATTGGTGCGCGAAGTGCGAAGAGACGTTTGACAGGTTGGGGAATCGCGTTCGCATTCGTATGCTGGTATAGGCGGCCGAGCACACATCCCGAGCGAGAGAAGGCAGATCATGCTTTACCCGCAGAGCGAACGCCAATGGTACCTGTCCTATCTGACCTTTCAGAAGGGCGACGAGGTGCGCGAGCACGAGAGTAGCACGAGTCTCGGGGCGGCGCTGAACATCATGCGCGAAGAGGCGCGCGGGTTCCGCCTCGTGGAATGCGAGGGGGAGAAGGAGGCCTATCTGCGGCGCATCATTGCAGACGAGGTGGCGCGCGGCACGCAGCTTTACCTGTAGTACCTGCGGCAGAGGCCTGCGGCCGGAACCCGCTTCCCCGGCCGCCACCTGTACCGCAGAGGCGCACAATCCGCACAAGGGGCAAGGCCCCGAGGAGTGTTCACAATGGCATTCGCAGTCGGCGACCGAGTCCAGTACAGTACCCGCTTCCTGTCTCACATATCGGCCCCGAGGGGCATTCATGCCAGTGACGGCAAGGGCACAGTCGCCGCCGTCAAGCCGACGGTGAGAGGTGGGCCAGTGTACCTGAAGATCACCTGGGACAAGCCCGAGTTGCACGAGTGCGGCGGTGCCCTTTCCTGCAACGTCGTCAAGCTGACGACGGCAAGCCCCGAGGGGGCGGCACAATGAGACAGGCACTCGACTCGCTGCTCGTGCTCCTCGGCGTCATGGCGGCAGAGGTCGTGGTGGTGGGCGGCACCTTCGGCTTGATATGGGCAGCGGCGCAGTTCCTGGCCCCGAGGTGAGGGGGAAGCCCCACAATGGGGCGCGACGTGGCACAGATGAGCACCACGGCCCGGCAACGGGCACAATAGCGGGGCGCGGCCCCGAGGAGGCAGGACAAGTGGCACGCAGAATCACAGGTGACAAGTACGGGCGGGAAGCGCGGGCGCGGGAAGACAGGGCCATGATGAACGTTCACGGCGGCGGACTGGACACAATCGGCATGAAACCCTGCCGGACCTGTGGCGGGTTCGGCGACCAGGGCGGCAAGTTCGCGAAGAAGGGCGGGGCGGCGGCTTGCCCGACGTGCCACGGCAAGGGCATGGCATTCTGAGACAACAGGCGGACCCGGGCGCGGCCCGGCAACACAGGAGGCAGATCGTGAAGACGCTATGCGACGAATGCCGCAAGGAAGCCGAATACAACGGGTGGACCAATTTCGCCACCTGGGGTGCGAAGCTCATCATGGACAATGACTCGGGGTTGTGGGATTTGGTGCGCGACCTGGCCCGCGAACATCGGGACAACAGCGCCGACCTGCAGGACGCCCTTCGCAGCCTGACGGAGGAACTGTGCGGGCTTGAAGACGGCCTCGGGGTTCCCCGCCCGAGTCTCATGGCGGCGCAACTCCTCGGCGCGGCCCTGTGTGAAGTGAACTGGCGCGAAATCGCGGAGTCGCTGCTGCAGGACCTGGCGGACGAGGAGCCGGAGGAAGACAACGGCGAGGGGGCGACCTCGTGAAACACCTCTTCGGCAACAACTACGGTCCCCGGCAGGTCGGCGGGCAGTGGCAGGTCTGGCTGATTGAATACGGGTGGAGTCCAGCAGTGCGCGGTGGGGACCTGCGGCCCGGCGACGTGCTCCGGTGCAACTACGGCGCGAAGGAACCCGTACTTGTGATTGAGCGCGAGACGGCGGCTACTGTGTGGCTGACGGTGGAGGATCAGGGCAAGGTATACCGGGGCATCCGCAAGGCGAAGACCGCCCTCGTGGCCGTGGCGTCGGCGCAGGCCCTCGGGGGCGAAGTGAAGGCCCTGCGGCCCGTCAAGTGTGGCGGGTGCGGCTACACCGGCTTCTGTGTGTGCAAACGCGAGACGGTCCCGGCAGAGGTCGCACAATAGAGGCCCGGTGCCTTCGTCCTGCGCCGGCTGCGATCACGAATGGAGCGCAGGGCAGTTCACGCTCAACAACGAGGGGTTGCTTGTCGGCTTGCAGGAGTAGAGATTCCGGAGGGGCTTATGCCCCCACAATCGCTCAGGAGGCGCGTACCATGTCACAGGTCAAGCTCAAGTTCCGAGTCCAGCATTTCGACCGCAAGCGGGCCGCACAGACGAAGCGGGCGGACCTCGCGAGGCAGCAGCAGCGGCGGGCCGTGGGGCGCGGGGTGCTCCCCGAGTGCCCGGCGGAGGACCCGCAGGAGGTGGCCGCGTGACCTCGCCCACCATCCGGCACCTGCAGGCCCGCTTCCTGCGCAACGCGGCGCACCTCGCGGGGGACCGGCGCGACCGAAGGCGGCTGCGGGCAGAGGCGGCGCGGTTGGAGGCAGGGCAGGT
Coding sequences within it:
- a CDS encoding single-stranded DNA-binding protein — protein: MVNSVVLVGRIASPPEMKYLPTGTPVANFRLAVDRGMKSEGGERQTDWLTIVCYQKTAELVAEYCDKGMLVGIEGRIQSRSWGGEGGKKNYVVEIVANNVRFLESRVESERRRAGKGEAWKPDPAGAGEGADVEEDLFGGEGD
- a CDS encoding sigma factor-like helix-turn-helix DNA-binding protein, which translates into the protein MDEVVLAAGMGMTEEYWEALLLATVGELSYEAIGERLGVPVGTVKSRVYRGRGRLRAALSGWAREELGIVA